From a single Kitasatospora sp. NBC_00458 genomic region:
- the fahA gene encoding fumarylacetoacetase — translation MTTPRSWLASAQDSPFGVHNLPYGVFTAADRPGRRRIGVRIGDFVLDAGAAARAAGAPSVLLDADSLNPLLGAGRSAWTQVRADLTHWLTDESFREALSPALLPLADVELHLPFEVADYVDFYASEHHATNLGRILRPGTEPLTPNWKHLPIGYHGRSGTVVVSGTPVVRPHGQRKAPSDAVPSFGPTRRLDIEAEVGFVVGAPSALGSPVPLDRFREHVFGVCLVNDWSARDIQGWEYVPLGPFLGKSFATSLSPWIVPLDALEHARVAPPVRDVEPLPYLDDRGGEPWALDLALEVRLNGHTVSRPPFASMYWTAAQQLTHMTVNGASLRTGDLFASGTVSGPERDTRGALIELTWNGEEPLKLADGTVRTFLEDGDEVAISATAPGPDGTLVGFGEVTGRIVP, via the coding sequence TTGACCACCCCCCGCAGCTGGCTGGCGAGCGCCCAGGACTCCCCGTTCGGCGTGCACAACCTGCCCTACGGCGTCTTCACGGCGGCCGACCGGCCGGGCCGGCGGCGGATCGGCGTCCGGATCGGGGACTTCGTCCTCGACGCCGGCGCGGCCGCCCGCGCCGCCGGCGCGCCGTCCGTCCTGCTCGACGCGGACTCGCTCAACCCGCTGCTGGGCGCGGGCCGTTCGGCCTGGACGCAGGTGCGGGCCGACCTGACGCACTGGCTCACCGACGAGTCCTTCCGGGAGGCGCTCTCGCCCGCGCTGCTGCCGCTCGCGGACGTGGAACTGCACCTGCCGTTCGAGGTCGCCGACTACGTCGACTTCTACGCCTCCGAGCACCACGCCACCAACCTGGGCCGGATCCTCCGCCCCGGCACGGAGCCGCTGACGCCGAACTGGAAGCACCTGCCGATCGGCTACCACGGCCGCTCCGGCACCGTGGTGGTCTCCGGCACGCCGGTGGTCCGCCCGCACGGGCAGCGCAAGGCGCCCTCGGACGCCGTCCCGTCCTTCGGCCCGACCCGGCGGCTGGACATCGAGGCCGAGGTCGGCTTCGTGGTCGGCGCGCCGTCGGCGCTCGGCTCGCCCGTGCCCCTGGACCGGTTCCGCGAGCACGTGTTCGGCGTCTGCCTGGTCAACGACTGGTCGGCGCGCGACATCCAGGGCTGGGAGTACGTGCCGCTCGGCCCGTTCCTCGGCAAGTCGTTCGCCACCTCCCTCTCGCCGTGGATCGTGCCGCTGGACGCCCTGGAGCACGCCCGCGTCGCCCCGCCCGTCCGGGACGTCGAGCCGCTCCCCTACCTCGACGACCGCGGCGGCGAGCCGTGGGCGCTGGACCTCGCGCTGGAGGTCCGCCTCAACGGACACACCGTCTCCCGGCCGCCGTTCGCCTCGATGTACTGGACGGCCGCGCAGCAGCTCACCCACATGACGGTCAACGGCGCCTCCCTGCGCACCGGCGACCTGTTCGCCTCGGGCACGGTCAGCGGTCCGGAGCGGGACACCCGCGGCGCGCTGATCGAGCTGACCTGGAACGGCGAGGAGCCGCTCAAGCTCGCCGACGGCACCGTCCGCACCTTCCTGGAGGACGGCGACGAGGTGGCCATCTCGGCCACCGCGCCCGGCCCGGACGGCACCCTGGTCGGCTTCGGCGAGGTCACCGGCCGCATCGTGCCGTAG
- a CDS encoding enoyl-CoA hydratase/isomerase family protein, with the protein MSDEVQVYRDGGVGRIVLDRPRALNSLTHGMVLDFLAALEGWADDDAVQAVVLTGAGERGLCAGGDIRTMHDDARTGGAGTRAFFRSEYRLNALIARYPKPYLAVMDGITMGGGVGVSAHGAVRVVTERSVVAMPETRIGLVPDVGGSLLLARAPGGTGTHLGLTSATMGPGDALLCGFADHFVPSAKVPALLAALGTADDLTTVDALTAVVTAHAEPAPPAALAQRRAWIDECYAADSVEEIVERLLASGVPEAKEAAEQVLGNSPTAVKVTLAALRRARTLPSLEAVLDQEYRISCAALESHDLVEGIRAQVVDKDRDPHWDPASLAAVTDEDVARFLAPREGDELGMA; encoded by the coding sequence ATGAGCGACGAGGTGCAGGTCTACCGGGACGGTGGCGTGGGGCGGATCGTGCTCGACCGCCCGAGGGCGCTCAACTCCCTCACCCACGGCATGGTCCTGGACTTCCTGGCGGCGCTGGAGGGCTGGGCCGACGACGACGCGGTGCAGGCCGTGGTGCTGACCGGCGCCGGGGAGCGCGGGCTCTGCGCCGGCGGGGACATCCGGACGATGCACGACGACGCCAGGACCGGCGGGGCCGGCACGCGCGCGTTCTTCCGCTCCGAGTACCGGCTCAACGCACTGATCGCCCGCTACCCGAAGCCCTACCTCGCGGTGATGGACGGCATCACCATGGGCGGCGGCGTCGGGGTCTCCGCCCACGGGGCGGTGCGGGTCGTCACCGAGCGTTCGGTGGTGGCCATGCCGGAGACCAGGATCGGCCTGGTCCCGGACGTCGGCGGCAGCCTCCTGCTGGCCCGCGCGCCGGGCGGGACGGGCACCCACCTGGGACTCACCTCGGCCACGATGGGCCCGGGCGACGCACTGCTCTGCGGGTTCGCCGACCACTTCGTCCCGTCGGCGAAGGTACCGGCCCTGCTCGCCGCGCTCGGCACCGCCGACGACCTCACCACCGTGGACGCCCTGACCGCCGTCGTGACCGCCCACGCCGAGCCGGCGCCGCCCGCCGCGCTCGCGCAGCGGCGGGCGTGGATCGACGAGTGCTACGCCGCCGACAGCGTCGAGGAGATCGTCGAACGGCTGCTCGCCTCCGGGGTCCCGGAGGCGAAGGAGGCCGCCGAACAGGTGCTCGGCAACTCGCCGACCGCCGTCAAGGTCACCCTCGCCGCGCTGCGCCGGGCCCGCACGCTGCCGTCCCTGGAGGCGGTGCTGGACCAGGAGTACCGGATCTCCTGCGCGGCGCTGGAGAGCCACGACCTGGTCGAGGGCATCCGGGCGCAGGTCGTCGACAAGGACCGCGACCCGCACTGGGACCCGGCCTCGCTCGCCGCCGTCACCGACGAGGACGTGGCCCGGTTCCTGGCGCCGCGCGAGGGCGACGAACTGGGCATGGCCTGA
- a CDS encoding enoyl-CoA hydratase: MTETYETILVERKGRVGLITLNRPEALNALNTRLMNEVVAAATAFDRDPEIGCLVITGSEKAFAAGADIKEMQGNRFPDVYLDDWLGPWDRLGELRKPVVAAVAGFALGGGCELAMLCDILLAADTAKFGQPEIKLGVIPGIGGSQRLTRAVGKAKAMELCLTGRMMGAEEAERAGLVSRIVPADQLLAEALATAEKVAEMSAPASIMLKEAVNRAFETTLAEGVRFERRLFHAAFATADQKEGMAAFAEKRPASFQHR, from the coding sequence ATGACCGAGACCTACGAGACGATCCTGGTCGAGCGCAAGGGCCGGGTCGGGCTGATCACGCTCAACCGGCCGGAGGCGCTGAACGCGCTCAACACCCGGCTGATGAACGAGGTGGTGGCCGCCGCGACCGCGTTCGACCGGGACCCGGAGATCGGCTGTCTGGTGATCACCGGCTCGGAGAAGGCGTTCGCCGCCGGCGCCGACATCAAGGAGATGCAGGGCAACCGGTTCCCCGACGTCTACCTGGACGACTGGCTGGGCCCGTGGGACCGGCTCGGCGAACTGCGCAAGCCGGTGGTCGCGGCGGTCGCCGGCTTCGCCCTGGGCGGCGGCTGCGAGCTCGCGATGCTCTGCGACATCCTGCTCGCGGCGGACACCGCGAAGTTCGGCCAGCCGGAGATCAAGCTGGGCGTCATCCCCGGGATCGGCGGCTCGCAGCGGCTCACCCGGGCGGTCGGCAAGGCCAAGGCGATGGAGCTGTGCCTGACCGGTCGGATGATGGGCGCCGAGGAGGCCGAGCGGGCCGGGCTGGTGTCCCGGATCGTCCCGGCCGACCAGCTGCTGGCCGAGGCGCTGGCCACCGCCGAGAAGGTCGCGGAGATGTCCGCGCCGGCGAGCATCATGCTGAAGGAGGCGGTCAACCGCGCCTTCGAGACCACCCTCGCCGAGGGCGTCCGCTTCGAGCGCCGCCTGTTCCACGCGGCGTTCGCCACCGCCGACCAGAAGGAAGGCATGGCGGCGTTCGCCGAGAAGCGGCCGGCGTCGTTCCAGCACCGCTGA
- a CDS encoding NAD-binding protein: MTSEGWGTPPVEPIGQHYIVCGGNALAHRLTLELVEHYEVPVVVLVPDRTRDHAPQIEQLDGVAVVVEYSSVTEEALRAVRVETARGIALVEGSDQENIHAALSAQGHNPDIRIVLRMFNQRLGENIERLLRNGTALSGSATAAPAFADAALSRPNSVQVGDRFLHIAYDGDIDSNRICVVADRIDRQDLGRIRLLPEQEGDSASFVRLASEFGDDGPIRSGAAARRAAAVPGAPGGTGPTRAPDEAAGEAAPEEAAPGEAAPGEAAPGETGEEADTGGSDGAGPEAEPEVGPEAVEQAVEQAVGGDPGGNGGGVAALQTLPSEPPVRIAWWRRLRWRLLDTLRYFTSARLRLVLITALAAVLLAFGLLWYLNRDFGWSLYVSLLDLAGAAQPDQPADAAAGTGTGGTWQRIAQVVITFCGITFAPVATAIMVEVLASGRRGQPRNPGAGTRDHVVVVGLGNVGTRVVARLHGLGVPVVGLERDPQARGISAVRALGVPVVVDDGPLAEQLRRARLKHCRAVVAVSGDDATNLEAALEARAVRPDVRVVLRMFDDNFAHHVYATLDNAASRSTSYLSAPAFAAALMGREVLGTLSVFRHVLLIAELRAEVGSGLIGLNRHDLEDEGGVRVLAVRLARNPQLYHWKYADRTRGLEPGDRVVVAATRSGLARLNTVPVGAEDERAAAG, from the coding sequence ATGACTTCTGAAGGGTGGGGGACCCCTCCGGTCGAACCGATCGGCCAGCACTACATCGTCTGCGGCGGGAACGCGCTCGCCCACCGGCTCACGCTCGAACTCGTCGAACACTACGAAGTGCCCGTGGTGGTCCTCGTCCCGGACCGCACCCGCGACCACGCACCGCAGATCGAACAGCTGGACGGCGTCGCCGTCGTCGTCGAGTACAGCAGCGTCACCGAGGAGGCCCTGCGCGCCGTCCGGGTCGAGACCGCGCGCGGCATCGCCCTGGTCGAGGGCAGCGACCAGGAGAACATCCACGCCGCGCTCTCCGCCCAGGGCCACAACCCGGACATCCGCATCGTGCTGCGGATGTTCAACCAGCGGCTCGGCGAGAACATCGAGCGGCTGCTCAGGAACGGCACCGCGCTCTCCGGATCCGCCACCGCCGCCCCCGCCTTCGCCGACGCCGCGCTCTCCCGCCCCAACTCCGTCCAGGTCGGCGACCGCTTCCTGCACATCGCGTACGACGGGGACATCGACTCCAACCGGATCTGCGTCGTCGCCGACCGGATCGACCGCCAGGACCTCGGCCGGATCCGGCTGCTGCCCGAGCAGGAGGGGGACTCGGCCTCCTTCGTCCGGCTGGCCAGTGAGTTCGGCGACGACGGGCCGATCCGCTCCGGTGCCGCCGCCCGCCGGGCCGCCGCGGTCCCGGGGGCTCCCGGGGGTACCGGCCCGACCCGGGCTCCGGATGAGGCAGCCGGCGAGGCGGCTCCCGAGGAGGCGGCTCCGGGGGAGGCGGCTCCGGGGGAGGCGGCTCCGGGCGAAACGGGCGAGGAAGCTGACACGGGCGGCTCCGACGGGGCCGGGCCCGAGGCCGAGCCCGAGGTCGGGCCCGAGGCCGTCGAGCAGGCCGTCGAGCAGGCCGTCGGAGGCGACCCCGGCGGGAACGGCGGCGGGGTCGCCGCACTGCAGACCCTGCCGAGCGAACCGCCGGTCCGGATCGCCTGGTGGCGCCGGCTGCGCTGGCGGCTGCTCGACACCCTGCGCTACTTCACCAGCGCCCGGCTCCGGCTGGTGCTCATCACCGCCCTGGCCGCCGTGCTGCTCGCCTTCGGCCTGCTCTGGTACCTCAACCGGGACTTCGGCTGGTCGCTCTACGTCTCGCTGCTCGACCTGGCCGGCGCCGCCCAGCCGGACCAGCCCGCCGACGCCGCGGCCGGCACGGGCACCGGCGGCACCTGGCAGCGGATCGCCCAGGTGGTGATCACCTTCTGCGGCATCACCTTCGCGCCGGTCGCCACCGCCATCATGGTCGAGGTGCTCGCCTCCGGTCGGCGCGGCCAGCCCCGCAACCCGGGCGCGGGCACCCGCGACCACGTCGTCGTGGTCGGGCTCGGCAACGTCGGCACCCGGGTGGTCGCCCGGCTGCACGGCCTCGGCGTCCCGGTGGTCGGACTCGAACGCGACCCGCAGGCCCGCGGCATCTCCGCGGTGCGCGCGCTGGGCGTCCCGGTGGTGGTCGACGACGGGCCGCTCGCCGAACAGCTGCGCCGGGCCCGGCTGAAGCACTGCCGGGCGGTGGTCGCGGTCAGCGGCGACGACGCGACCAACCTGGAGGCGGCGCTGGAGGCGCGTGCCGTCCGGCCCGACGTGCGCGTCGTGCTGCGGATGTTCGACGACAACTTCGCCCATCACGTGTACGCGACGCTGGACAACGCGGCGTCCCGGTCGACCTCCTACCTCTCCGCACCGGCCTTCGCCGCCGCGCTGATGGGGCGTGAGGTGCTGGGCACGCTCTCGGTCTTCCGGCACGTGCTGCTGATCGCCGAGCTGCGGGCCGAGGTCGGCAGCGGCCTGATCGGCCTGAACCGGCACGACCTGGAGGACGAAGGGGGCGTCCGGGTCCTGGCCGTCCGGCTGGCCCGCAACCCGCAGCTCTACCACTGGAAGTACGCCGACCGGACCAGGGGGCTGGAGCCGGGCGACCGGGTCGTGGTCGCCGCGACCCGCAGCGGACTCGCCCGGCTCAACACGGTGCCGGTGGGTGCGGAGGACGAGCGGGCGGCGGCGGGCTGA